One stretch of Arachis hypogaea cultivar Tifrunner chromosome 20, arahy.Tifrunner.gnm2.J5K5, whole genome shotgun sequence DNA includes these proteins:
- the LOC112786295 gene encoding protein trichome birefringence-like 19 gives MKFDAKERFSCKNLSGNIFQLPITLLIATVVLFPLMRIIDKPQLYGSIEEETRECNIFLGHWASYHLKEPYYNNETCPHIIDPYNCIKNGRPDREFLKLRWKPYGCELPLFNATEFLRLVQGKSMAFVGDSMGRNQMDSLICLLNSVGRLEDITERYTSKDDIHFRWWFSSNYNFTLTILWAPFLVKATGADLRGSAFDSSVSLYLDEPNDAWVSKVEDFDYVIFSTGQWFYRPLTFYENGQIVGGQQGVSKVQDINLYGYKKAFQTSFRTIINLKRFKGSTFLVTQSAKHFEHGEYNEGGSCNRTRPFTKEERQGYNNGELLEAMHHAQVDEFREAEKEARKKGLHFGLIDISEAMSLRPDAHPDKYGLIYNKNVKVVDCVHWCLPGAIDTWNEFLFYKMKQAINKTSTSI, from the exons ATGAAGTTTGATGCAAAGGAGAGATTCAGTTGCAAGAACTTATCAGGAAACATTTTTCAATTGCCAATCACTCTGCTTATTGCAACTGTGGTACTATTTCCTCTGATGAGGATCATAGACAAACCACAGTTATATGGGAGCATAGAAGAAGAAACAAGAGAATGCAACATATTTTTGGGGCATTGGGCTTCTTATCATCTTAAGGAGCCTTACTACAATAATGAGACATGCCCTCACATCATAGATCCTTATAACTGCATCAAGAATGGGAGACCTGACAGAGAGTTTCTCAAGTTAAGGTGGAAGCCTTATGGCTGTGAGCTTCCACTATTTAATGCAACTGAATTCTTGAGACTTGTTCAAGGCAAGTCAATGGCCTTTGTTGGTGACTCCATGGGCAGAAATCAGATGGATTCTTTGATCTGCCTCCTAAATTCT GTTGGTAGACTTGAGGATATTACAGAAAGATATACGTCTAAGGACGACATACATTTTAGATGGTGGTTCAGTTCAAATTACAATTTCACTCTTACAATATTATGGGCTCCATTTTTAGTTAAAGCTACTGGTGCTGATCTCCGTGGTAGTGCATTTGACAGTTCAGTAAGCCTTTATCTTGATGAGCCAAATGATGCTTGGGTCAGCAAGGTTGAGGATTTTGATTACGTGATTTTCTCAACAGGACAATGGTTCTATCGACCATTGACTTTCTATGAGAATGGTCAAATTGTTGGAGGTCAACAAGGAGTAAGTAAAGTACAAGACATTAACTTGTATGGTTACAAAAAGGCTTTTCAGACATCTTTTAGAACTATCATAAACCTTAAAAGGTTCAAAGGATCGACTTTTTTAGTGACACAATCTGCAAAACACTTTGAGCATGGAGAGTATAATGAAGGTGGGAGTTGCAACAGGACAAGACCATTTACAAAAGAAGAAAGACAAGGCTATAACAATGGGGAGCTCTTGGAAGCAATGCATCATGCTCAAGTGGATGAATTTAGAGAAGCAGAAAAGGAAGCTAGAAAAAAAGGGTTGCACTTTGGTTTGATAGATATAAGTGAAGCAATGTCATTGAGGCCTGATGCACATCCTGATAAATATGGCCTTATTTATAATAAGAATGTTAAGGTTGTAGATTGTGTACATTGGTGCTTGCCTGGTGCTATTGACACGTGGAATGAATTTTTGTTCTATAAAATGAAACAAGCAATCAACAAGACAAGTACTTCAATTTGA
- the LOC112786294 gene encoding protein trichome birefringence-like 19 translates to MKFDAKEIFSCKYLSKNIFQLPITLLVATVVLFPLIRIINKPHLYGSIEEETRECNIFSGHWATYHPKEPYYNNETCPHIIDQFNCIKFGRPDREFLKLRWKPYGCELPLFNATEFLRLVQGKSMAFVGDSMARNQMDSLICLLNTAGRLEDVTERYTSKDDVFFRWWFSPGYNFTLTILWSPFLVKVTGADQRGRSFDGSMNLYLDDPNDAWASKIEDFDFVIFSTGQWFYRPLTFYENGHIVGGQQGGKYIKDLNLYGYKKAFQTSFKTIMNLKSFKGLTFLVTQSAKHFEHGEYNEGGNCNRTRPFTKEERQGYNYGELLEAMHHIQVDEFREAEKEARKKGLHFGLIDISDATSMRPDAHPDQYGLIYNKNVKVIDCVHWCLPGAIDTWNEFLFYKMKQAIHKTSTSI, encoded by the exons atgaagtTTGATGCAAAGGAGATATTTAGTTGCAAGTACTTATCAAAAAACATTTTCCAACTACCAATCACTCTGCTTGTTGCAACCGTGGTACTCTTTCCTCtaatcagaatcataaacaaaccACATTTATATGGGAGCATAGAAGAAGAAACAAGAGAATGCAACATATTTTCTGGGCATTGGGCTACTTACCATCCTAAGGAGCCTTATTACAATAATGAGACATGCCCTCACATCATAGATCAATTTAACTGCATCAAGTTTGGGAGACCTGATAGAGAGTTTCTCAAGTTAAGGTGGAAGCCTTATGGTTGTGAGCTTCCATTATTTAATGCAACTGAGTTCTTGAGACTTGTTCAAGGTAAGTCAATGGCCTTTGTTGGAGACTCTATGGCAAGAAATCAGATGGATTCCTTGATCTGCCTTCTAAACACT GCGGGTAGACTTGAGGATgttacagaaagatatacatCAAAGGATGATGTATTTTTCAGATGGTGGTTCAGTCCGGGTTACAATTTTACCCTTACAATATTATGGTCACCATTTTTGGTTAAAGTTACTGGTGCTGATCAACGTGGCCGTTCATTTGATGGTTCTATGAATCTTTACCTTGATGATCCAAATGATGCTTGGGCCAGCAAGATTGAGGATTTTGACTTTGTGATTTTCTCAACAGGACAATGGTTCTATCGACCGTTGACTTTCTATGAGAATGGTCATATTGTTGGAGGTCAACAAGGAGGGAAGTACATAAAAGACCTTAACTTGTATGGTTACAAAAAGGCTTTTCAAACATCTTTTAAAACCATCATGAACCTTAAAAGCTTCAAAGGGTTGACTTTTTTGGTAACACAATCTGCAAAACACTTTGAGCATGGAGAGTATAATGAAGGTGGAAATTGTAACAGGACAAGACcattcacaaaagaagaaagACAAGGCTATAACTATGGGGAGCTCTTGGAAGCAATGCATCATATTCAAGTGGATGAATTTAGAGAAGCAGAAAAGGAAGCTAGAAAAAAAGGGTTGCACTTTGGTTTGATAGATATAAGTGATGCAACTTCAATGAGGCCTGATGCACATCCTGATCAATATGGCCTAATTTATAATAAGAATGTTAAGGTCATAGATTGTGTACATTGGTGCCTGCCTGGTGCTATTGATACTTGGAATGAATTTTTGTTCTACAAGATGAAACAAGCAATCCACAAGACAAGTACTTCAATTTGA
- the LOC112782328 gene encoding protein trichome birefringence-like 19, protein MKFEAITIPKGLLLFPCTLVVVVVLIPLMRSLNESASSIYGTNFESVETRSSCNIFSGNWSRYEKGPYYNNDTCPYIAEKQNCFTNRRPDREFLQWRWKPHQCELPLFDALQFFNLVNGKSMAFVGDSIGRNQMESLLCLLSSVSHPEDITTKHISNYKDEMYFKWWFYADYNFTLTTLWSPFLVKSTRAYLNDTSLDNAEKLYLDEADQAWTSQIQNFDFIIFSGGQWFFRPLTFIQNDQVIGCQLCQNNTQHDFYGYRNAFRTAFRAIINLKGFKGLTFLVTHSPNHFENGEWNKGGACNRTMPYASMEDEVAMHIPYALEELHQMQVEEFLEAEKEAKKKGLKFVLMDITDAMLMRPDGHPNKYGHAIDKNVTINDCVHWCMPGPVDTWNEFLLYLLKMQM, encoded by the exons ATGAAGTTTGAGGCCATTACAATTCCGAAAGGTTTGCTCCTATTTCCATGCACACTCGTTGTAGTTGTTGTGCTCATTCCTCTGATGAGAAGCTTGAACGAATCAGCTTCTAGTATATACGGCACCAATTTTGAATCCGTAGAAACAAGGAGCTCATGTAACATCTTCTCTGGGAATTGGAGTCGTTATGAGAAGGGACCTTACTACAATAACGACACGTGTCCTTACATAGCGGAAAAGCAGAATTGCTTCACGAATCGGAGACCTGATAGAGAGTTTCTCCAATGGAGATGGAAACCTCATCAGTGTGAGCTTCCTCTGTTCGATGCTCTTCAATTCTTCAATCTGGTCAACGGAAAGTCAATGGCCTTTGTTGGAGACTCAATTGGAAGGAATCAAATGGAATCTTTGTTGTGCCTCCTCAGTAGT GTTTCTCATCCGGAAGATATTACAACCAAACATATATCAAATTATAAAGACGAAATGTATTTCAAATGGTGGTTCTATGCTGATTACAATTTTACCCTTACAACATTGTGGTCTCCTTTTCTAGTGAAATCCACTAGAGCTTACCTTAATGATACTTCTTTGGACAATGCGGAAAAACTCTATCTTGATGAAGCAGATCAAGCTTGGACTAGTCAAATACAGAATTTTGACTTCATAATTTTCTCAGGAGGACAATGGTTCTTTAGGCCCTTAACATTCATCCAGAATGACCAAGTTATTGGATGTCAATTATGTCAAAACAACACTCAACATGACTTCTATGGATATAGAAATGCATTTAGAACAGCTTTTAGAGCTATTATAAATCTTAAAGGGTTTAAGGGGTTAACATTTTTGGTGACACACTCTCCGAATCACTTTGAGAATGGAGAGTGGAACAAAGGTGGGGCTTGTAATAGAACAATGCCATATGCTAGCATGGAAGATGAGGTGGCAATGCATATTCCCTATGCACTAGAGGAGTTACATCAAATGCAGGTGGAGGAGTTTTTAGAAGcagaaaaggaagcaaagaaaAAGGGTTTGAAATTTGTTCTGATGGATATAACTGATGCAATGTTAATGAGACCAGATGGGCATCCCAATAAATATGGACATGCGATTGATAAAAATGTTACTATCAATGACTGTGTCCATTGGTGTATGCCAGGACCTGTTGATACGTGGAATGAGTTTTTGTTATATTTGTTGAAAATGCAAATGTGA
- the LOC112785009 gene encoding protein trichome birefringence-like 19, producing MKLEGTEILKCNYAARNIPRGVVLLPFTLVVIVLLFPLLRTLNLSASKIFATSFESKEETRRSSCNVFSGNWTPYLKGPYYNNETCPFIFDKQNCLLHGRPDREFLQWRWKPNECQLPLFDAAQFLKMVKGKSMAFVGDSIGRNQMESLLCLLSSVARPEDITGKHASDSTYFKWWFYPDHNFTLALLWSPFLVKSSKSYLNDSSNFYLAEKLYLDEPDEAWASQIEDFDVVILSGGQWFFRPLTFMEHDQVVGCQKCQNNTELDFYGYRIAFRTAFKTILNLKGFKGLTFVVTHSPNHFENGLWNTGGGCNRTKLVTTVEEKVAVHPYGIEELHQIQIEEFREAENEAKKKGLELGLIDITEAMLVRPDGHPNSYGHAVDKNITVNDCVHWCLPGPVDTWNEILLYHMKTRM from the exons ATGAAGTTAGAGGGTACTGAGATTTTGAAGTGCAACTATGCAGCAAGAAACATCCCCAGAGGTGTGGTTCTGTTACCCTTCACTCTTGTTGTGATAGTGCTCCTCTTTCCTCTCCTCAGAACCTTGAATCTATCAGCTTCTAAGATATTTGCCACAAGCTTTGAATCTAAAGAAGAAACAAGAAGGAGTAGTTGCAATGTTTTCTCTGGGAACTGGACTCCTTATCTGAAGGGACCGTACTACAACAATGAGACATGCCCTTTCATATTTGACAAGCAGAATTGCCTTCTGCATGGAAGACCTGACAGGGAGTTTCTTCAATGGAGATGGAAACCTAATGAGTGTCAGCTTCCTCTCTTTGATGCTGCTCAGTTCTTGAAGATGGTCAAAGGGAAGTCAATGGCCTTTGTTGGGGATTCAATCGGGAGAAATCAAATGGAGTCCTTGTTGTGCCTCCTTAGTTct GTTGCACGTCCTGAAGATATTACAGGGAAACACGCATCAGACAGCACATACTTCAAATGGTGGTTCTATCCTGATCACAATTTCACTCTTGCATTATTATGGTCCCCCTTTCTAGTCAAGTCCAGCAAAAGTTATCTCAATGATAGTTCTAATTTCTACCTTGCCGAGAAGCTTTATCTCGATGAACCAGATGAAGCTTGGGCTAGTCAAATTGAAGACTTCGACGTTGTGATCTTATCTGGAGGACAATGGTTCTTCCGACCGCTAACATTCATGGAACACGACCAGGTTGTTGGATGTCAAAAATGCCAGAACAACACTGAGCTCGACTTCTATGGATACAGGATCGCATTCAGAACAGCTTTCAAGACCATTTTAAATCTTAAAGGGTTCAAGGGGTTGACATTTGTGGTGACACACTCTCCGAACCACTTTGAGAATGGGCTGTGGAACACTGGTGGTGGTTGTAATAGAACAAAATTAGTTACCACCGTGGAAGAAAAGGTGGCAGTGCATCCATATGGAATAGAAGAATTGCACCAAATACAAATAGAAGAATTCAGAGAGGCAGAAAACGAAGCTAAGAAGAAGGGTTTGGAGTTGGGTTTGATTGATATAACTGAAGCAATGCTGGTGAGGCCAGATGGGCATCCCAATAGTTATGGGCATGCCGTTGATAAAAACATTACCGTCAATGATTGTGTTCATTGGTGCCTGCCAGGTCCTGTTGATACGTGGAATGAGATTTTGCTATATCACATGAAAACAAGGATGTGA
- the LOC112784797 gene encoding FBD-associated F-box protein At5g60610 has product MADTNPLCKSDDGIISSLPDSVLCHILSFLPTSTSVRTCILSHRWRHLWKDLQFFNFSFIPDLRRRGGESAEKQHSRFLDLANAVLVQRNPLQIRNLSLVYEPSYLDLNKDAVTGWVEAAIGPHLEELRLTVWSGKIGFRFVVPPGVFSCRALVNLNLDGVTLELTPEVSSSIHLPSLKTLHLFLDSPDHVDSILSGCPLLETMHLTIQRFQHCAPNISALKIHVPLLKRLEFIDSGDSGIVRFELDAPSLEYLFIRLWYPFYCLFSVTNTRNVVEARVDCLIDDGYFGDKYLGLVPKLLHSFCQTRSLVLDRSTVKALLRAPIVVNLPEFRNLSNLEMNLKSSNNTSLLLSMLDRCRKLHVLTIYKDTYAADAPRWIEPASVPKCLESHLLVVKFSRYHGNGGDLELIAYILQNGLVLTSMTIETIFKMDPDQHRHVTEQFCHMPKGSNTCHLNVN; this is encoded by the exons ATGGCCGATACAAATCCTCTTTGCAAGTCAGACGACGGGATCATCAGCAGTCTACCGGACTCTGTCCTCTGCCacatcctctccttcctcccaacaAGTACCTCCGTCAGAACCTGCATCCTTTCCCACAGGTGGCGCCACCTCTGGAAGGATCTCCAGTTCTTCAACTTCTCCTTCATCCCTGATCTAAGAAGACGTGGTGGTGAAAGCGCAGAAAAACAGCACAGCCGATTCCTGGATCTGGCGAATGCAGTTCTGGTCCAGCGAAACCCGCTCCAGATCCGAAACTTGAGCCTGGTTTATGAACCGTCTTACCTTGACCTCAATAAGGACGCAGTCACAGGGTGGGTTGAAGCTGCCATCGGACCCCACCTGGAAGAGCTTCGGCTCACGGTGTGGAGTGGCAAAATTGGATTCAGGTTTGTGGTGCCACCCGGCGTGTTCAGCTGCCGTGCGCTGGTGAACCTCAACTTGGATGGTGTGACTCTTGAGCTAACTCCGGAAGTATCGTCGTCGATTCACCTGCCATCGCTCAAGACCCTCCACTTATTTCTCGACTCTCCTGATCACGTGGATTCCATTCTCTCCGGTTGTCCTCTTCTGGAAACCATGCACCTCACCATCCAGAGGTTCCAGCACTGTGCCCCCAACATAAGTGCTCTCAAGATCCACGTGCCTTTGTTGAAACGTTTAGAGTTTATAGACTCGGGTGATTCTGGAATTGTGCGTTTTGAATTGGATGCGCCATCTCTCGAATACCTTTTTATCCGCCTGTGGTATCCGTTTTACTGCCTATTCTCAGTCACCAATACGCGTAATGTGGTGGAGGCACGTGTTGATTGTCTTATAGACGATGGTTACTTTGGTGACAAGTACCTCGGTCTTGTTCCTAAGCTTCTTCATTCCTTTTGCCAAACTAGATCCCTTGTGCTGGACCGGTCAACAGTCAAG GCCCTACTTCGTGCTCCTATTGTAGTAAATCTTCCGGAGTTCAGAAATCTAAGTAACCTAGAGATGaatctgaaatcaagcaacaatacAAGCCTTTTGTTGAGCATGCTTGATAGATGTCGCAAACTTCATGTCCTTACAATTTACAAGGACACG TATGCCGCCGACGCTCCAAGGTGGATAGAACCGGCCAGTGTTCCTAAATGTCTGGAATCACATCTGTTGGTTGTTAAATTTTCAAGGTACCATGGAAACGGTGGTGATCTAGAATTGATTGCTTATATTCTTCAAAATGGACTAGTCTTGACGTCAATGACAATTGAAACAATTTTCAAAATGGATCCAGATCAGCATCGTCATGTTACCGAGCAATTTTGTCATATGCCAAAAGGCTCCAACACATGCCACCTTAATGTTAATTGA
- the LOC112784296 gene encoding protein trichome birefringence-like 19, whose protein sequence is MKCEAKEIFNCMHTSINIRKIMALLLLLPSTLLLLIMVFLPLIQIINSNQSSSEVYVISTLNSTTAETRNCNMFSGQWSPYPKGPYYNNETCPYIIEHLNCIKFGQPDREFLKLRWEPYDCELPLFNAKEFLRLVQGKSMAFVGDSISRNQIASLLCLINSDANLVDVTREYTSKDNAGYFKLWYSIKHNFTLTIVWSPFLVKAMDDDPYGYDHSLSRAMNLYLDEPDEAWVNKIVNFDYVIISTGQWFLRPMNFFENGEIVANKRRKEDMEHNLYGYRKAFQTCFRTIINLKGFKGSTFLVTHSPNHFEYEKWNEGGYCNRTKPYTKEEMLKYYNHWNVLKSFHDVQLEEFREAEKEARKKGLQFGLIDVSEAMAMRPDGHPGKHGHLYYNNVKVTDCAHWCLPGPVDTWNQFLLYMMKGISTPI, encoded by the exons ATGAAGTGTGAGGCGAAGGAGATATTCAATTGCATGCACACATCAATAAACATTCGCAAAATTATggcactattattattattaccatcCACTCTACTTCTTCTCATCATGGTATTTCTTCCTCTGATACAGATCATAAATTCAAATCAATCGTCTTCTGAGGTATATGTCATCAGCACTTTGAATAGCACAACAGCAGAAACAAGAAATTGCAACATGTTTTCTGGACAATGGAGTCCTTATCCTAAAGGACCTTATTACAATAATGAAACATGTCCTTACATAATAGAGCATCTAAACTGCATCAAGTTTGGACAACCTGACAGAGAGTTCCTCAAATTGAGGTGGGAACCTTATGATTGTGAGCTTCCACTATTCAATGCAAAAGAATTCTTGAGGCTTGTACAAGGAAAGTCAATGGCCTTTGTTGGGGACTCTATTTCCAGAAATCAAATTGCTTCATTATTGTGCCTCATAAACAGT GATGCTAATCTTGTTGATGTTACAAGAGAATATACATCTAAGGACAATGCAGGTTATTTCAAATTGTGGTACAGCATTAAACACAATTTTACTCTAACAATAGTATGGTCCCCTTTTCTAGTTAAAGCCATGGATGATGATCCCTATGGCTATGATCATTCACTTAGCAGGGCCATGAACCTTTATCTCGATGAGCCGGATGAAGCTTGGGTCAACAAAATTGTGAATTTTGACTATGTAATTATCTCAACAGGACAATGGTTCTTAAGACCCATGAATTTCTTTGAAAACGGTGAAATTGTTGcaaataaaaggagaaaagaggACATGGAACATAACTTGTATGGATACAGAAAGGCATTTCAAACTTGCTTTAGAACTATCATAAACCTTAAAGGGTTTAAAGGTTCAACATTTTTAGTGACTCACTCTCCAAACCACTTTGAATATGAAAAATGGAATGAAGGTGGGTATTGTAACAGAACAAAGCCCTATACCAAAGAAGAAATGCTCAAGTATTATAATCATTGGAATGTTCTGAAATCATTTCATGATGTACAATTGGAGGAATTTAGAGAAGCAGAAAAGGAAGCTAGGAAAAAAGGGTTGCAATTTGGTTTGATTGATGTAAGTGAAGCTATGGCCATGAGGCCTGATGGACATCCTGGTAAACATGGCCATTTATATTACAACAATGTTAAGGTTACTGATTGTGCTCACTGGTGTTTGCCGGGTCCTGTTGATACATGGAACCAGTTTTTGCTCTATATGATGAAGGGGATAAGCACTCCAATTTAA